In one Deinococcus arcticus genomic region, the following are encoded:
- a CDS encoding SMI1/KNR4 family protein: MVRVALLDGETPVVLNEPGPPVAERDIAAFEALLDRALPADYRAFLLAYNGGCPVVTQGTGENGDEFMLSGFLELHPDDMDEPYTRHLCTPARREADYCWGLPVDALVFANDPGGNLFTLSLDDPRHTVRFIDHELDAPFETHRVLAQGFTAFLQLIRSVDAQAALDAAEQRHERETLTRGPFPAALEAQVQRAEALHPEVRAAVRRAGLAVFDAKSHFSLHADPHSLHVFDVMLWLHETATGPGITRSAMHEVLQGWFRDTPDGFGLTGYAPGFLDDWWTARFDDGILEGNPDGTGRFTPAARAALLAALNTHLK; the protein is encoded by the coding sequence ATGGTCCGAGTCGCCCTGCTGGACGGAGAGACCCCCGTCGTCCTGAACGAGCCTGGCCCGCCTGTGGCCGAACGAGACATCGCCGCCTTCGAAGCCCTGTTGGACCGCGCTCTCCCTGCGGACTACCGTGCGTTCCTGCTGGCCTACAACGGCGGTTGTCCCGTGGTCACCCAGGGCACGGGCGAAAACGGCGACGAGTTCATGCTGAGTGGTTTCCTCGAACTCCACCCGGATGACATGGATGAGCCTTACACGCGCCATCTCTGCACGCCTGCCCGTCGTGAAGCGGATTACTGTTGGGGCCTGCCTGTTGACGCTCTGGTGTTCGCGAATGACCCAGGTGGGAATCTGTTCACTCTCAGCCTGGACGACCCGCGTCACACCGTGCGGTTCATCGACCATGAGCTGGACGCGCCCTTCGAGACGCATCGGGTGCTGGCACAAGGTTTCACGGCGTTCCTGCAGTTGATCCGCTCGGTCGACGCCCAGGCAGCGCTCGACGCTGCCGAGCAACGCCACGAACGGGAGACGCTGACGCGTGGCCCATTCCCAGCCGCGCTGGAGGCACAAGTGCAGCGTGCCGAGGCGCTCCACCCAGAGGTGCGGGCGGCGGTGCGGCGCGCTGGCCTGGCGGTCTTCGACGCGAAGAGCCATTTCTCCTTGCATGCCGACCCGCACTCTCTCCATGTCTTTGACGTGATGCTGTGGCTGCACGAGACGGCAACGGGGCCAGGGATCACGCGTTCGGCGATGCACGAGGTGCTCCAGGGATGGTTTCGCGACACGCCGGACGGATTCGGACTCACTGGGTACGCGCCTGGCTTCTTGGACGATTGGTGGACGGCGCGATTTGACGACGGCATCCTGGAAGGCAACCCCGATGGCACAGGACGGTTCACGCCAGCGGCACGCGCGGCCCTTCTGGCGGCGCTGAACACCCACTTGAAGTGA
- a CDS encoding type II toxin-antitoxin system ParD family antitoxin — translation MNSEKMSVSLESTLIEFVMHYQKAHQIRSKSEVIARALTLLREHELETQYAAALEEWQASGEADLWDAVTSDGLNGETNAAR, via the coding sequence ATGAACTCTGAAAAGATGAGTGTGAGCCTGGAAAGCACACTGATTGAATTTGTCATGCACTACCAGAAGGCGCACCAGATCCGCTCCAAATCGGAGGTCATCGCGCGGGCCCTCACCCTGCTCCGCGAACATGAGCTCGAAACCCAGTACGCCGCCGCCCTTGAAGAGTGGCAGGCCTCCGGCGAGGCCGACCTGTGGGACGCCGTGACCTCGGATGGGCTGAACGGTGAGACGAATGCGGCGCGGTGA
- a CDS encoding type II toxin-antitoxin system PemK/MazF family toxin has product MRRGDLYVADLDPVRSGEADKRRPVVIVSADSLNRTVDRLGAGAVTVVPVTSNVSRVYDFQVLLPADETGLSQDSKAQAEQIRTISFARLGPSPIGRLSDAQVRQLDAALRLHLSL; this is encoded by the coding sequence ATGCGGCGCGGTGACCTGTATGTCGCTGACCTTGATCCCGTCAGGAGCGGCGAGGCCGACAAGCGCAGACCCGTGGTCATTGTCAGTGCCGACAGTCTCAACCGCACGGTCGACCGTTTAGGTGCAGGCGCGGTCACCGTGGTGCCCGTAACCAGCAACGTCTCCCGCGTGTACGACTTTCAGGTGCTGCTGCCAGCCGACGAAACCGGCCTCAGCCAGGACAGCAAAGCCCAGGCCGAACAGATTCGGACCATCAGTTTTGCGCGCCTCGGGCCCAGTCCCATCGGTCGCCTGTCCGATGCCCAGGTGCGGCAACTCGACGCCGCGCTCAGACTGCACCTCTCGCTATGA
- a CDS encoding tyrosine-type recombinase/integrase, translating to MTDRDAERAAAWAAEVPLPDAPALQSPLSIALFRTEAMAVSRHWVSLTPEERRRRALEAARDLDEAVLLDLLQAHRQLFGPAGARTSPQTQRTYTHGVRAFLGYVESSTGGLLRLSSDEARLWIRMLEAKRSASTVTVYLAAARALMAALRWAGALKEDVFLDARPGRNPTAPWERRRPYSESDFSTLLDCADIQDRVMLLLGGHAGLRVAESTALVWADLDLSARQLTVQHGKGGKRRQVTLSRRLIKALEEWRALAATDEPRILPYTTTRARQRLKALAEQADVPYLGTHALRHTAGARLYKATKNLEDVARHLGHSGLETARIYAKWDDEHLRRVVDEW from the coding sequence ATGACCGACCGTGACGCTGAACGCGCGGCCGCCTGGGCGGCCGAAGTGCCTCTGCCAGACGCCCCTGCCCTCCAGTCGCCCCTCAGCATCGCGCTGTTCCGCACTGAGGCCATGGCCGTTTCCCGCCACTGGGTCAGCCTGACACCCGAAGAACGCCGCCGCCGGGCCCTCGAAGCCGCACGTGACCTGGATGAAGCGGTCTTGCTTGACCTGCTTCAAGCCCACCGACAACTGTTTGGGCCAGCCGGCGCGCGGACCTCGCCTCAGACCCAGCGAACCTATACCCATGGCGTCCGGGCCTTTCTGGGGTACGTCGAATCCAGTACTGGCGGGTTGCTGCGCCTGTCCTCCGATGAAGCCCGGCTCTGGATCCGCATGCTTGAAGCGAAACGCTCCGCGTCTACGGTCACGGTGTACCTCGCTGCGGCCCGGGCCCTCATGGCCGCCCTTCGGTGGGCCGGTGCCTTGAAAGAGGACGTCTTCCTGGATGCCCGGCCTGGCCGCAATCCGACCGCCCCCTGGGAACGGCGGCGTCCGTACTCGGAAAGCGACTTCTCGACCCTGCTTGACTGTGCAGACATTCAGGACCGTGTGATGCTGCTGCTGGGTGGGCATGCTGGTCTGCGGGTGGCGGAAAGCACGGCGCTGGTGTGGGCTGATCTGGATCTCAGTGCCCGGCAGCTGACTGTTCAGCACGGGAAGGGGGGCAAGCGGCGGCAGGTGACGCTTTCCCGGCGGCTGATCAAGGCCCTGGAGGAATGGCGCGCCTTGGCAGCAACGGATGAGCCCCGCATACTGCCTTACACCACCACGCGTGCCAGACAGCGGCTCAAGGCACTGGCAGAACAAGCTGATGTGCCCTATCTCGGCACCCATGCGCTGAGACATACGGCGGGAGCCCGCCTGTATAAAGCCACCAAAAACCTGGAAGACGTCGCGCGTCATCTGGGACACAGCGGGCTGGAGACCGCGCGCATCTACGCCAAATGGGACGACGAGCACCTGAGGCGTGTCGTAGATGAGTGGTGA
- a CDS encoding IS6 family transposase: MGYALWLYHRFPLRQRDVQELLHQRDIVVSHETLRQWNIKFAPVLTEDLRHREPRRGSRWFLDEVHVKVGGVTHWLWRAVDEHGAVLDMLLQRCRDTEAARTFFAQLLGQYDTPEVIYTVKLWRYGAAIRELPVLHTVEHVQVTSMARCNNLIEQSHRPTRRPERQQLGFKRRRRAQAFLALHARVSNLHQHTRTTMPAQVRRNHLTAALHIWEDGVQRAA; the protein is encoded by the coding sequence ATCGGATATGCGCTCTGGTTGTACCACCGTTTCCCGCTTCGCCAGCGGGACGTCCAAGAATTGCTCCACCAGCGTGACATCGTGGTCAGTCACGAGACCCTACGGCAATGGAACATCAAGTTCGCCCCCGTGCTCACTGAGGACCTGCGTCATCGAGAACCCCGACGGGGTTCCCGATGGTTCTTGGACGAGGTGCACGTGAAGGTGGGAGGAGTCACTCACTGGCTGTGGCGAGCCGTGGACGAACACGGTGCTGTGCTCGACATGCTGCTGCAACGCTGCCGAGATACCGAAGCGGCCCGTACCTTCTTCGCTCAGCTGCTGGGTCAGTACGACACGCCAGAAGTCATCTACACTGTCAAACTCTGGCGCTACGGGGCGGCAATCCGGGAACTCCCCGTGCTCCACACCGTGGAGCACGTCCAGGTGACTTCCATGGCACGCTGCAACAATCTCATTGAACAGTCGCACCGCCCAACCCGCCGACCAGAGCGGCAACAATTGGGCTTCAAGCGACGACGACGCGCCCAGGCGTTCCTTGCCCTCCACGCCCGAGTCTCGAATCTTCACCAGCACACCCGAACAACCATGCCCGCTCAAGTCCGACGAAACCACCTGACAGCCGCCTTGCACATATGGGAGGACGGAGTGCAGCGGGCAGCCTGA